The Methanobrevibacter sp. nucleotide sequence CCCTCAAAGACTTCCTCGATTTTAATCACACGGATTTCAGAGAGGACTTTTTTAATGTATCTTAGTTCCTCCCCAGATAAATCGCTTAGAGAAAGAGATATCCCACGGACTGGAACGCTTTTATAATGTTGAGAACAGATTGCTGTTTTGGACTTGGGAAGTATTTGTATTCAAAACGGTGATACAGGGATAAATAAAAGCCTTTTGCTGTTTTAAAACTGTCGGTAGAAACCTCCTTGCCTTCCAGTTTCAAATCAATTGCCCTCCTCAGCTCTTCAACAAGATTATCCAGTGTTTCCTTAGATAAATTATAGTGCTTATCCCTGTTAATGACAATATTTAAGCCAACGATGAATACGGCTCCGAAAGCCAGTGCCATGAGCCTCAAAGGCAGATTTTCAAGGGACACGGGATTTGCCGACATGATGAAATAACACAGAAGATAAGGCATGTAAACGTCACTTCTAAAGAGGCGATATGAGGAGAGTGTAGTTCCAAAAACAACCAGAAACGTCAGAATGCAGCTTAAAATCGTTATCGGACTATTAAGATAAGAAACGATTCCCATAACCAGCAGCAAACCTAAAATCTTAACAAAAGATAAGCCCGGTTTATATGACAAATCCTCATTGAGATTCATGAATGCGGCTATGATGATCATTATCCCTACTGCAGTATTTTTCCTTCCAAAAAAAATCATGTAAAAAAGCATTGCCCCAATCAATGCTGAAAACATGAATATTTTTCGTTTTATAGCCTTATCCATTTACTGCACCACATCCATTCAATAATCAAATCAGGAAAAAAATCATCATTAAAAAAAAGAAGAAAGTGAGAGATGAACTCTCATGGTTTTTTGAATTTTTTATCAGGTTTTTTAATCTCTTTATCCGTCAGCCGGAGTGTCAGCACGAAAATGATTGCCATCAGGGCCGCCGTCACATACATTACGAACTGCATGGAATCCTTAATGATGACATTTACAACATTCTGAACAGTACTGTTTTCTGAATTAACCTCGTTTATACTGCCTATTGACTGGAAGTAATTATATACGTTTTTCTCAAATGCCTGGTCACCGGAATGCTCCGGAGCATATGTATTGACTCCATCAGTAATACCTCCGATAACTCCAAGAATTAAAATTACTCCGATAATTGCTGTACCCATTGACTGACCTAATGTCTGACCGGTTGTAACAATACCTGATGCATTGTTCTGACTTTCTTCAGGAATATTGCTTAATGCAATGTCCACACCTAAAGCCATTACAAAACCAAGCCCTGCCCCCAATACGAAGAGTCCAGGCATTAATTCAAGCATTGTAGTGGCCATTGTAAACTGCTGGCTTAAAATCAGACATCCGACGATTGATATTATACAACCTACAGACATGAGTATCTTGTGATTCAGTTTTGCAGACAGTTTCGGGGCCGCCAGTGCAAAAAGAAGCAAACCTAAAGTCATAGGAAGCAAAGTCAAACCTGTGTTGAATGCAGATAAAGCCAATACGCTTTGCAGATAAACGGAAACTGCAAACAATGTTCCTCCCATAGCAAGATTAACCATTAACCTGAGGAGAGTACCGACCCGCAGATTTCTGTCTTTAAACAATTCAACATCTAGCAACGGTACGTTGCCTTTTCTTTTTCTTTTGATTTCAAACAATGCAAAGACCGCAAGGACAACCAGACCTGCAACCATTGCGGCTATACTGAAAGTGGTATCATCAGTCAGCATCAAAATACCAATAACAAAGAGAACAAGGCCTGCAAAGGAAACGATAGATCCTGTGATATCCAATTCGCTTTTGGATCCGGTCGCTTCGAAATAAGGTATTCTGCCGGAGAGTCCTAAAACGACTAAAACGATTATAAATTCAACTGCAAATCCTAGTCTCCAGGTGAAGTATGATGTCACAACCCCACCGAAAAGCGGACCGATAGCAGCGGCAATTGCAACCAGTGCGCTTTCAATTGCAAGGGCAAATGTACGTTTGTCACCATGATAGGTTCCGCTTATTATGGAAACGGCTGTAGGTGTCATTAATGCACCGCCAATACCTTCCAGTAATGCCCATCCGACAAATAACATTAAAACGCTGGAGCTTAATGCTGCAGTCAATGTACCAACACCATAAATCACGGCACCAATTAAAAACAGTTTCTTTTTACCGACTATATCCTGAAGCTTGGTACTTAACAGCATGAGTGAAGCAGTAATGAGAGTATAAAATGATGAAATGGATTGAATGGTACTCACATCAGTATTCAAATCAGCAACTACTGAAGAAATACTAACATTCATGAATGTAGTATCCAAAGCTATGATAAAGGTAGCAAAACAAACAAGGATTAAAGGAATCCAAGAGTGTTCCTTAATAGTTTCATTCATATTTGATTAATCCTCCTTTATATATTACAAATTTTATTATGTAATATATATGATATATAAGTTATGAAAAAATGATGGGAAAAGGAAAAGTAGATGCTATTCTTTTTAAAAAATTTTAAAAAAAATAATTAATGTTTAACCAACTTTTAATTAAATGAATTCCAAACATTATCCACAAATTTAATTAATCATCCCAGTCAAAAGAATATTATTGAAAAGTTAAGAGAGAACTGATATTTAAAGTGATATAAATGATGATACCAACAATACCTACTCCTGAAGAGATTTTGGATAAAGGATTCAGCAGAGGTAAAAAGCAAGCAGACCTAATGAGGTCTCAAAAGATACCTAAACATCTAAAAGGAAAAAGAATTGAAGAGAGGAGAGTTGTAACCTCCTGTCAAGTCATTAAAGATAAACTAAAATCAATAATTGATTCCGTTCCGGAAATTGAAAGCCTGCACCCATTTTACCAGGACTACATTGACATTACTGTTGGTGTGGATGATATGAAACAAGCTTTGGGAGCTTTAAATTGGGCTTATGGAATTATTACCCAACTTGAAAAGGAATATGGTGCAAAAATTAGGAAAAACCCTTCTGAAAGGGCGACTGCTATTCAAAAACAAGCCTACGGAAGAATTTCCTCTGTCATAAATAAAATTAAAAAGGATCTTGACTTTTTGGACTTTGCAAAACAGAACCTTAGAAACATGCCGACAATTGATTTTGACGCAACCACAATCGTCATTGCGGGCTTTCCAAACGTGGGAAAATCAACGCTTCTAAGGCAAATTACCGGAGCTGACCCTCAAGTCGCTAACTATCCGTTTACTACAAAGGGAATACAAATAGGACACACAGAAAGGCACTGGAAGAGCATTCAAATCATTGACACACCAGGATTGCTGGACAGGCCCGTATTGGAGATGAATGACATTGAAATGAATGCGATTGTAGCGCTTGAACATCTTGCCGATGCAATACTGTTTATTTTTGATGCCTCCGAAACCTGCGGATTCCACCTAGACAACCAATACAATCTCCTAAAGCAGATTGAAAAGATCTTCTCTGAGGTTCCAGTATTCTACTTGTTTAACAAGATGGACCTTGTTGAAGACAGGCAATACCTTAACCAATACATTGATGATGAAGACAAGTCAATTTTCATATCAGCCATCGAAGGAGAAGGCATTGACCTAATAAATAAAAAAATAGACACCATCAAAAAGATAGACCGCACAATTGAAAATGAAGATGATGAGTACTACTAATTCTCATCCCATCTTTCAACATTGAACGAATCCTTAGAGCGTATTCCAACCAGAGAAGCGAAGATTGCAATGATACATATGATTGTGCAGATTATGCAAACCAATTGCGAACTTTGGACTATCATTACTGCATATTCACCAGAAAGCTTTAAACCACCCATTATCCAAGCGAATATCAATGTCAAAATGCCCAAACTCATGGTCTGGCCAATAGTTCTCATTGCAGATTGCGCTGCAGATGCATTTGGAGTTTCATTGGCTGGAACGGAACTCATGATTGCATTGGTGTTCGGAGTCGTGAACAATCCCATTCCAACACCCTGCAGAACCATGGCAATGACTATTAGATAAAGAGGAACGTTTGCATCTAAAAACACCAATATCAAAAGGGCGATTGTTGTAATGCCCATCCCAATTGCAGCCAGTTTTTGAGGATGAATTTTATCAGACAGCTTTCCGGCATTTGGAGCCATTATCGCCATGATGATTGGGGTTACAATCAGCATCAGCCCTGACAGTTGAGCATTCCATCCCCTCACATATTGAAAGTGGTAATTAAGGATTGTTGTTATTGAAGCTATCGCAAGATAACTGCACAATGCCGCAACATTTGATGATGTGAACTTCATGTTCCTAAACAGGTTCATGTTGAAGGCCGGGCTTTCGACTTTAAGCTCATAATATCCGAAAATAATCAATAGAACCAATCCTATTACAATGGCAATTGCTCCAAAGCCATTCATCATGTTAGTGAAGCCATAGATGAACAATGAAATGCCGATTCCATATAATATATAACCTAATGTGTCGATCCTGCTTTCCTCATAGGTTTTCCACTCCTTAGGTATTTTTAGAATCATGAGCACTACACAAAGCATCAAGAATGGCAAGACAAAGTAAAACATTGCTCTCCAGCCGAAGTTGTGCACCAGAAATCCGCAAAATACAGGCGATAGGGATCCCGCCAAATAGATTCCAGTTACGGTGAATCCTAATGCCTTTCCCCTGTTCTGCGGTTTGACTGCCTGAACAACCATTGCAATTGCAGACACGTTTGAAAATGCAATTCCGATGCCCTGGAATATCCTGCATACTAAAAACGATTCTGTTGAAAATGACAGGCATGCCCCAACGGATGCAACCAGAAATATTGAAACACCAATGATCAATGACTTTTTAACGCCGTACTTTCCTGAAATTTGACCGGCGGGAAGCGTGAACACTGCAATGACAAGTGCAGTCAATGTGGTAATCCAATTTTGGAAGACATTGTTCATTCCAAACTCTGATGCGATAGCCGGAACTCCCAAGACTATGCCTACCGATAAGAACACCGCAAAAAATGAGGTGATGAACGCTACAAATACAACATATGTCTCCGATTCAAATTTCATGATTGATTGCCCCCGCATAACTTGTTAGATGCTCTTCTTTAGTTTAGTTATAGCTATTAACATATTACTTTAAAAAAACATATAAACATTTTGACAAATTTGAATGATATTCATCCAATTTCAAGAAAAGATGAAGCATTATTAAAATTTAATATAAATTCGCATGGAACATATAAATAATTAAAATTACATACCATAATATATGATTGGAACTATTTTAGCAGTGATATTTTTTGTGATTATCATCATATCCTGTTGTGCAAGTGACAGCAAGTCTTCCAACAGCAACACCACCACAATAAAAACCGTGTCCCATTCCAATAGGGGAAACACTTATTATCCACGCGATTCATATTCCGAATGCCCTGCCTGTGGTGCACCATACTATGATGGCTATTGCGAAGAATGCGGATATCCGGACATCAATCAGGGATGGCTAGGAGAAGATTAGGGTTAAACATTACCGTTTTGATTGGGAAGTGATTGAATATGGCATCAAGCAAAGATTATCTGGAATACATACTGGAGCAACTGTCCGACATTGAAGACATAACCTATAGGGCGATGATGGGAGAATACATCATATACTATCGAGGAAAGATCATCGGAGGCATTTACGACGACCGTTTTCTCGTCAAGCCTGTCAAATCAGCCATGGCAATGATGCCAGATGCAGATATGGAATTGCCCTATGAAGGCGCAAAGGAAATGCTGCTTGTCGATGATGTTGAAAACAGAGAGTTTCTTGGAGAGCTATTGGAAGCTATGTATGAAGAACTTCCGGCTCCACGCAAAAAGCGCAAATAACAATAAAAGTAGCATTGGCTATTTGAAGCCTGCTTTTTTAAAAAAATAAATATAAAAACACTTTAGAAATTAAAATTAAAAAAAAAGGTTTTGAGTTTGTAACTCAAAACATAAACTATATTCTGATTACAATTAAACTAGTTAACTGTAATTTTAACGGATTTTGAAGATGCCTTGTAATAACCGTTTCCTGCAAATTTAACTGTTGCAGAATATTTGCCTTTTTTAGTTAATTTGGTTATTTTAAATGTAGCTTTACCGTTGGAATTGGTAGTGGCAGTATAAGTTTTG carries:
- a CDS encoding NOG1 family protein; translation: MMIPTIPTPEEILDKGFSRGKKQADLMRSQKIPKHLKGKRIEERRVVTSCQVIKDKLKSIIDSVPEIESLHPFYQDYIDITVGVDDMKQALGALNWAYGIITQLEKEYGAKIRKNPSERATAIQKQAYGRISSVINKIKKDLDFLDFAKQNLRNMPTIDFDATTIVIAGFPNVGKSTLLRQITGADPQVANYPFTTKGIQIGHTERHWKSIQIIDTPGLLDRPVLEMNDIEMNAIVALEHLADAILFIFDASETCGFHLDNQYNLLKQIEKIFSEVPVFYLFNKMDLVEDRQYLNQYIDDEDKSIFISAIEGEGIDLINKKIDTIKKIDRTIENEDDEYY
- a CDS encoding MFS transporter — protein: MKFESETYVVFVAFITSFFAVFLSVGIVLGVPAIASEFGMNNVFQNWITTLTALVIAVFTLPAGQISGKYGVKKSLIIGVSIFLVASVGACLSFSTESFLVCRIFQGIGIAFSNVSAIAMVVQAVKPQNRGKALGFTVTGIYLAGSLSPVFCGFLVHNFGWRAMFYFVLPFLMLCVVLMILKIPKEWKTYEESRIDTLGYILYGIGISLFIYGFTNMMNGFGAIAIVIGLVLLIIFGYYELKVESPAFNMNLFRNMKFTSSNVAALCSYLAIASITTILNYHFQYVRGWNAQLSGLMLIVTPIIMAIMAPNAGKLSDKIHPQKLAAIGMGITTIALLILVFLDANVPLYLIVIAMVLQGVGMGLFTTPNTNAIMSSVPANETPNASAAQSAMRTIGQTMSLGILTLIFAWIMGGLKLSGEYAVMIVQSSQLVCIICTIICIIAIFASLVGIRSKDSFNVERWDEN
- a CDS encoding TfoX/Sxy family protein, coding for MASSKDYLEYILEQLSDIEDITYRAMMGEYIIYYRGKIIGGIYDDRFLVKPVKSAMAMMPDADMELPYEGAKEMLLVDDVENREFLGELLEAMYEELPAPRKKRK
- a CDS encoding MFS transporter, yielding MNETIKEHSWIPLILVCFATFIIALDTTFMNVSISSVVADLNTDVSTIQSISSFYTLITASLMLLSTKLQDIVGKKKLFLIGAVIYGVGTLTAALSSSVLMLFVGWALLEGIGGALMTPTAVSIISGTYHGDKRTFALAIESALVAIAAAIGPLFGGVVTSYFTWRLGFAVEFIIVLVVLGLSGRIPYFEATGSKSELDITGSIVSFAGLVLFVIGILMLTDDTTFSIAAMVAGLVVLAVFALFEIKRKRKGNVPLLDVELFKDRNLRVGTLLRLMVNLAMGGTLFAVSVYLQSVLALSAFNTGLTLLPMTLGLLLFALAAPKLSAKLNHKILMSVGCIISIVGCLILSQQFTMATTMLELMPGLFVLGAGLGFVMALGVDIALSNIPEESQNNASGIVTTGQTLGQSMGTAIIGVILILGVIGGITDGVNTYAPEHSGDQAFEKNVYNYFQSIGSINEVNSENSTVQNVVNVIIKDSMQFVMYVTAALMAIIFVLTLRLTDKEIKKPDKKFKKP